From one Dehalobacter sp. 12DCB1 genomic stretch:
- a CDS encoding diacylglycerol kinase family protein, producing MPDIRKPAGFAGSCRGALQGIAYSLRTEKHLRFHFFAAVVVVLAGAYFHLSGVHWLFIIYAIGSVLVAELFNTALERAIDLAEPRYHPLAGLGKDVASGAVLVSTIQAVVIGIIIFGPYLF from the coding sequence ATGCCGGATATCCGTAAGCCTGCTGGTTTTGCCGGCAGCTGCAGAGGGGCTTTGCAAGGGATTGCTTACTCGCTGAGAACAGAAAAACACCTCAGATTTCATTTTTTTGCCGCCGTGGTTGTTGTTCTGGCAGGCGCTTACTTTCATCTTTCAGGCGTTCACTGGCTGTTCATTATTTATGCTATTGGCAGCGTTCTGGTGGCGGAATTGTTTAATACCGCGTTGGAAAGGGCAATTGATCTGGCTGAACCCAGGTACCATCCCCTTGCCGGCCTCGGCAAGGATGTTGCTTCCGGTGCCGTACTGGTTTCCACTATTCAGGCCGTCGTTATTGGGATCATTATTTTTGGACCTTATTTATTTTAG
- the era gene encoding GTPase Era: MVKQLNKQDNKVFRSGFVAVIGRPNAGKSTLLNTLLGQKVLIISDKPQATRNRIRCILTEERGQVIFFDTPGIHKPKHRLGEYMVAAAKSTLQGVDFAICVVDASVPFGSGDEYVLQVIKDSGIPCILALNKIDLISKDQLLEKIAGFSKIADFREIVPISALQSENTAKLMDLIFEALSPGPMYFPDDVVIDQPEKFVVAELIREKLMNLTREEVPHSVAVVVDKMEEKKSLIKIGAVILVERDSQKGIVIGKEGSVLKEVGRLAREEIETLLGSKVFLELWVKVKKDWRNQNNQLRDLGYNLKDLKE; the protein is encoded by the coding sequence ATGGTAAAACAGTTGAACAAGCAGGATAATAAAGTTTTTCGATCGGGTTTTGTTGCAGTGATCGGACGGCCCAATGCTGGAAAATCGACCTTACTAAATACGCTTTTGGGTCAGAAAGTGCTGATTATATCCGATAAGCCGCAGGCAACCAGAAACAGAATCCGGTGTATCCTTACCGAAGAACGCGGGCAGGTCATTTTTTTTGACACGCCCGGTATTCATAAACCGAAGCACCGCCTGGGCGAATACATGGTCGCGGCCGCCAAAAGCACTTTGCAGGGGGTTGATTTTGCGATATGCGTCGTCGATGCCTCCGTGCCGTTTGGATCGGGGGATGAATACGTGCTTCAGGTCATTAAGGACAGCGGAATTCCCTGCATTTTGGCCTTAAATAAAATTGACCTCATTTCCAAGGATCAGCTGCTGGAGAAAATAGCCGGCTTTTCCAAAATAGCAGATTTTAGAGAAATTGTTCCGATTTCAGCTTTACAGTCCGAGAATACTGCGAAGTTAATGGATCTGATTTTTGAAGCGCTTTCACCTGGCCCAATGTATTTTCCGGATGATGTCGTCATTGACCAGCCGGAGAAGTTTGTCGTTGCAGAGCTGATTAGAGAAAAGCTGATGAACCTGACCAGAGAAGAAGTTCCGCACTCGGTCGCGGTCGTGGTTGATAAAATGGAAGAGAAAAAATCCTTGATTAAGATAGGGGCTGTGATCCTTGTTGAACGTGATTCCCAGAAAGGAATTGTCATTGGTAAGGAAGGAAGCGTCTTAAAAGAAGTCGGAAGGCTTGCCCGGGAAGAAATTGAAACGCTGCTGGGCAGCAAGGTATTCCTTGAGCTTTGGGTCAAAGTCAAGAAGGACTGGCGCAACCAGAATAACCAGCTCAGGGATCTGGGGTATAATTTGAAGGACCTGAAAGAATAA
- the ybeY gene encoding rRNA maturation RNase YbeY: MELDISWEDDSITEDEQNKIAELLRTGIQKALLEGGGPEDAEIGLVLTDDESIYLLNKTYRGINSPTDVLSFALREKGEGEPEIYYNPQSDKDKKERLEYSLEEMIDEEDEEDLDEYEEDDDNFSYCDTALGDIVISVERARSQAIEYGHSFAREIVYLAVHGTLHLLGYDHGNEDDSSVMRRLEEQVMDQLGLLR, encoded by the coding sequence ATGGAACTAGATATCAGTTGGGAAGATGATTCTATTACAGAAGATGAACAAAATAAAATAGCAGAACTGCTTCGCACGGGCATTCAGAAAGCACTTCTTGAGGGAGGTGGCCCGGAAGACGCTGAGATCGGACTTGTCCTGACCGATGATGAATCTATTTATCTCCTGAATAAGACGTACCGTGGAATTAACAGCCCTACAGACGTCCTATCTTTTGCCCTTCGGGAAAAGGGGGAAGGGGAGCCGGAGATTTATTATAATCCTCAGTCGGATAAGGATAAGAAAGAACGGCTTGAATATTCTCTCGAAGAAATGATTGACGAAGAAGATGAAGAAGATCTTGACGAATACGAAGAAGATGACGATAATTTTAGCTACTGCGATACGGCTCTCGGTGATATCGTGATTTCTGTCGAAAGAGCCCGTTCGCAGGCTATTGAGTATGGGCATTCCTTTGCCAGAGAGATTGTTTACCTGGCAGTGCACGGAACACTGCACCTTCTGGGGTACGATCATGGCAATGAGGATGATTCCAGTGTTATGAGGCGTCTGGAGGAACAGGTTATGGATCAGCTCGGCTTGCTGCGCTGA
- a CDS encoding cytidine deaminase, producing MRNDQAIVIDQSIDINQAAELIRQAHQACEDAYAPYSCYKVGAAVLWESGRITSGVNVENASYGLSVCAERNAVFHGIGLGERRIKAVAVAVPLEEMPSPCGACRQVIREFASDCLVLLSNGSGEIRKTSLKDILPDSFGPEFLKST from the coding sequence ATGAGGAATGATCAGGCTATAGTTATTGATCAGTCTATAGATATCAACCAGGCTGCGGAGCTGATTCGCCAGGCGCATCAAGCTTGTGAAGATGCTTATGCCCCTTACTCCTGCTACAAGGTTGGCGCCGCCGTTCTCTGGGAATCAGGAAGGATCACTTCCGGTGTCAATGTCGAAAATGCTTCCTATGGTCTGAGTGTCTGTGCGGAACGCAATGCCGTATTCCATGGGATCGGATTGGGGGAAAGGCGGATCAAAGCGGTTGCTGTCGCAGTTCCGCTCGAGGAGATGCCGTCCCCATGTGGTGCCTGCCGGCAGGTGATCCGGGAGTTCGCCTCGGACTGCCTTGTTTTACTCAGCAATGGCAGCGGAGAAATCAGGAAAACCAGTTTGAAGGATATTCTCCCTGATTCGTTTGGCCCGGAGTTTTTAAAAAGCACTTAG